In the genome of Natronomonas salina, the window TCCCCGGCCATCACGGACTTCATCTACATGGTGCAGGACACCAGCCACATGTTCATCACCGGGCCGGACGTCATCGAGACGGTCACCGGCGAGGAGGTCGGCTTCGAGGAGCTCGGCGGCGCCACCACCCACACCAAGGAGACGGGCGTCGCGCAGTTCTCCGCCGCGGACGAGAAGGAGGCTCTCGACGACATCCGGCGGCTCCTCTCGTACATGCCGTCGAACAACGTCGAGGACCCCCCGCGCGTCGAGCCCTGGGACGACCCCGACCGCGAGGACGAGGAGCTGACGAATATCGTCCCCGACGCCCCCCAGAAGCCCTACGACATCGTCGACGTCATCGACCGGATCGTCGACGAGGACTCCTTCTTCGAGGTCGCCGAAGCCTACGCCCGCAACATCGTGACAGGCTTCGGCCGCCTCGACGGCCGCTCGGTCGGCGTCGTCGCCAACCAGCCCCGCGTCAACGCGGGGACCCTCGACATCGACGCCTCCCTGAAGGGGAGCCGCTTCGTCCGGTTCTGCGACGCCTTCAACATCCCCATCGTCACCTTCGTCGACGTGCCCGGCTTCATGCCCGGGACCGACCAGGAGCACAACGGCATCATCAAGCACGGCGCCAAGCTGCTGTACGCCTACAGCGAGGCGACCGTCCCGCTTCTGACCGTCATCACGCGGAAGGCCTACGGCGGCGCCTACGACGTGATGGCCTCGAAGCACCTCGAGGCGGACGTCAACTACGCGTGGCCGACCGCGGAGATCGCCGTCATGGGCCCGCGCGGCGCGGTCAACATCCTCTACGACGACGAACTCGAGGCGGCCGACGACGTCGAGCAGCGCCGCGAGGAGCTCATCGACCAGTACCGCGACGCCTTCGCGAACCCCTACACGGCGGCCGAGCGCGGCTTCGTCGACGACGTGCTGGAGCCGCCGGAGACCCGGCCGCGACTCATCCGCGACCTGCGGATGCTGGAGTCCAAGCGCAAGGACCAGCCCGACCGCAAGCACGGCAACATCCCGCTGTGACGATGAAGCTGGACCTGCCCGACGACGCCGATACCGACGAGGCCGCGGCGATCGCCGCCGCCCTCCGCGCGCACGTCGCCGCAGACGAGTCCGAGGAAGACGACGCGGCGCCCCCCTGGGCCGGCGAGAAGTGGACGTTCAAGGGTCGCGTTGACAGTCTCCAGAACCGCCGCGTCCGCGTGCCGACCGACGCGCCGACGGACGCCTGGACGGCCGCCGGCCGGACGGACCGGTACTGACCCGGCTCGGACGTCCCAGATACCCCGGTCGTCAACGAGTATTCTCGGTCCGGTAGACGTCCCGCCCTGGGGAAACTCTCCCGAAGTTGAAGATTGTTAAAATCGATAGAATAACGTGCGACCCGGGACACCCCACGGGTATGTTCGACAAGGTAC includes:
- a CDS encoding acyl-CoA carboxylase subunit beta — protein: MTMDDEIEELRDLKEEARKGGGEERIAKQHEKGKLTARERIEYFLDDGTFQEFDQLKTHRSTNFDMDESHPYGDGVVTGYGEVDGRQVFVFAHDFTVFGGSLGEAFAEKVCKVMDRAIETGAPIVGLNDSAGARIQEGIDSLAGYADIFHRNQKASGVVPQISAIMGPCAGGAVYSPAITDFIYMVQDTSHMFITGPDVIETVTGEEVGFEELGGATTHTKETGVAQFSAADEKEALDDIRRLLSYMPSNNVEDPPRVEPWDDPDREDEELTNIVPDAPQKPYDIVDVIDRIVDEDSFFEVAEAYARNIVTGFGRLDGRSVGVVANQPRVNAGTLDIDASLKGSRFVRFCDAFNIPIVTFVDVPGFMPGTDQEHNGIIKHGAKLLYAYSEATVPLLTVITRKAYGGAYDVMASKHLEADVNYAWPTAEIAVMGPRGAVNILYDDELEAADDVEQRREELIDQYRDAFANPYTAAERGFVDDVLEPPETRPRLIRDLRMLESKRKDQPDRKHGNIPL
- a CDS encoding acc operon protein translates to MKLDLPDDADTDEAAAIAAALRAHVAADESEEDDAAPPWAGEKWTFKGRVDSLQNRRVRVPTDAPTDAWTAAGRTDRY